TCGCTAGGGCTGCGCACGTCCAGCCGCGACAGCTGCTCGATCAGGCTGAGGCGGCGCTCCTCCAATTCGATCTCGCTGTATTGAAGGTCGCGCAGCTGGGTGATCGCCTCTTCGCGCCGGCTTTCCGCCAGGCGCAGCGCCTGCACGGACAGTTCCGAAATGCGCGCCCGGCTCTCGGCCACCTGCGAGGTCAGCCGCCCGATATCGCCCTCGAGCCCCGCCTCGTCGCGCTGCAGCGCGAGAACCTGGCCCACGGGTACGAGGTTCTGGGCGAAGAGCGTCTCCTTGTCGGTCAGTTCGCGTTCGACAAGGCCGAGCTGTTTTTCCAGCGCCGCGATCTGGGCCTTGGACCCCTCGATCTGGTTCTCGATCTGGGTCTTCTGCTCGTCGATTTGCTCCAGTTCCTGGGCAAGCGCGGCGCGGCGCGCGACGAACAGGCTTTTCTGCCCCTCGATCTGGCCGCGTATCCAGTCCGGGTCGAGATTGTCGAAGCCCGACACCTCGCCGATATCCAGCGTCTCGACCCCGTCGCGCTCGGCCATCAGCCGCGCCTTGCGCACCTCAATCTCGAAAAGCTGTCTCTCGACGATGGCCAATTCCGAGCGCAGGAAGGTACCGTCGAGGCGCAGCAGCACGTCGCCCGCCTTCACCTCGTCGCCATCCTTGGCCAGGATCTCGCCCACCACGCCGCCGTCGGGATGCTGCACCACCTGACGCTCGCTCTCGACCTTGACAGTCCCGGTTGCGACGACGGCGCCGGCGATGTTGGTCGCGATGCTCCAGACGCCGAGCCCGCCGACCAGCAGCAGGATCGCGACCGCGCCGACAACGAGCGGCAGGCGCGCTGAAGGAAGCGTCGGACGGCTCATTCGCCAACCTCCTGTCGCGCTGCGGCCGGAGCCGCGGCCCCAGCCCCCCGAGCGCCGTCCATCGCGCGCTGCACGTTGCCGGCGTTCTTCATCAGCGAGCGCACGATCTCGTCGCGCGGGCCAAGGGCCTTCTGCATGCCGCCATCGATCACGAGCAGCCGGTCGCAGACCGCGATGGCCGAGGGCCGATGTGTCATGATGAGCACCGATTTCCCGGCCTTCTTCATGTCGCTGACCACGGCATTGAGGGCCTCGGAGCCTTCGGCGTCGAGGGCCGAGTTCGGCTCGTCCAGCACCAGAAGCACGGGGTCGTGATAGAGCGCACGCGCAAGGGCCAGGCGCTGGCGTTGGCCGCCCGACAACAGCACACTGCCCTCCACAACGGGCGTATCGTACCCATTGGGAAGGCGCAGCACGATCTCGTGCACTCGGGCCAGCTTGGCGGCTTCGACAACGCGCCCGGCATCGGGCTCCAGCGCCATGTGGGCGATGTTCTCGGCGACCGTGCCATCGAAAAAGCGCACGTCCTGCGGCAGGCAGCCGATGTGACGGCCCAGCCGCTCGGGCCCGTACTGGTCGAGCGTGGCGCCCGCGAGCCGGACCTCGCCCGCGGTGGGCGTTACCAGCCCCTGTATAACGCGCGCAAGACTGGTCTTGCCCGCCCCGCTCTTGCCGATCACGCCAAGCGCCTCGCCCGGCTCGAGTTCGAAACTGATGCCGTAGAGGATCGGCGGCGTGCTGGCGGAGCTTCTCAGCGCCACATTGCTCAGCGACAGGCGCGCCTCCGGCGGGGGCAGCTCGGTCGGGGCGCGGCGCGCGGGAATGCCCTTAAGGAAGTCCGCGAGGCTGGTCCAGCCGCTGCGCGCCCGCTGGATCGCCGGCCACTGGCCGAGCACCTGATCGACTGGCGCCAGCGCGCGCCCCAGGAGGATCGAGGCCGCGATCATCGCACCCGGCGTCAACTGCTGCTCCAGCACGAGCCACGCGCCAAGCGCCAGCATTGCCGACTGCAGGAAGAAGCGGAAGGCGCGCGAAAAGGACGAGAACGTGCCGGTGAGGTCGTTGGCACCCAGCCCCTTGGTACCGGCCTCGTCCAGCAGCCGCGCCCAGCGTTCCGCCATCACCGGCGCCATTCCCTGCGACCAGATCAGCGCGCCGCCCTCTTCCGACTGGCGGGCGATCCGCTGTGCCTGGTGGGATATGCCCTGCGACTTCTCAAGCGCCTTGCGGGTGACCAGGCGGTTGATCAGCGTCACGGCGATCAGTAACCCCCCGCCGGCAATGGCGAGCCAGCCGAGCAACGGATGAAAGATGAAGATCGCGGCCAAGAAGATCGGCGTCCAAGGCAGGTCGAACAGCGCCATAAGCACGGGCGAGCCAAAGATGTTACGCACCGCGTCGAGGTCGTAAAGGGCTGTCGCGCCTGGCCCCTGCCCGCCGCGGATCGCCGCCCGCTCGATCACCGCCGCGAACACGCGCCGCCCGAATACCGCCTGAAGCCGCGCACCGATCCGCGCCATCACCCGGCCGCGCGCGAAATCGAGCAGCCAGTAAAAGAAGTAGAGCGCCGCGACCAGGATGAAGAGCGCGACCAGCGTCTCCTCGGACCGCGATCCCAGAACCCGATCGTAGACTTGCAGCATGAAAAGCGGGCCGGTCAGCATCAGCAGGTTGGTGAACACGCTGAACACCAGCACCGCAAGGAAAAGGCCGCGGCTTCGGGCGCGGGCCAGACTGAACGCATCGCCGTCCTCGGGCCGGCTCATGAACGCGGGCTCCGGGCGGGGTGCGGCGCGCGGGCGACGGCCGATCGCGGCAGCGGGAAACGGGTGCTGGGCCTCATCGGTCTTCCTTGTGTCCGGACACGGGACGAGCGCAGGATGCCGGCGCGCACGGGCCTCGCGAGTCACGAAGCGACACAAAGCGCGTTCGGCGCGAAATTTCAAGCACGGGCTTGGTCAAGACCGCGAGAACGTCGGCGATCGGCAAGAAACGGCGTTGCCCGCCTCCGGCGCCGGTGCGATCCTCCGCCGCGAGGGAGACCGGGCCATGATCGACAAGCTGGAGATGTTCATCGCGCTGGCGCGCGAGCAGCATTTCGGCCGCGCGGCCGAGGCCTGCGGGGTGACCCAGCCGACCCTTTCGGCCGCGATCAAGCAGCTCGAAGAGCAGCTCGGCGTGATGCTGGTCTGGCGCGGCTCGCGCTATGGCGGGCTAACGCCCGAGGGCGCGCGGGTTCTGGAACGTGCGCGCACCATCGTCGCCGATACCCGCGCGCTGCGCGAGGAGATGCGGGCGGTCAAGAAGGGGCTTTCGGGCGATCTCAGGATCGCGGCGATTCCCACCGCGCTCGCCGCGGTCAGCGCGCTGACCGACCCGCTCACCGCGCGCCATCCCAACATCCGCATCACGGTGCTGTCGCGCACGTCCATGGAGATTCTCAAGATGCTGGACGATCTGCAGATCGATGCCGGGATCACCTATCTCGACAACGAGCCGCTCGGCCGGGTCACCACGCTGCCGCTGTATGCCGAGCACTACAATCTGGTGGTCTCCGGCAGCAGCCCTCTGGCCGAGCGTGCCTCGATGACCTGGGCCGAGGCGGCGGAGTCGCCGCTCTGCCTGCTGACGCCAGACATGCAGAACCGCCGCATCGTCGACCGCCACATGGCCGAGGGTGGCGCGTCGGCGCAGCCGCGGCTCGAATCGAACTCGGTGATCACGCTGATCGCCCATGTGCAGTCGGGCGGCTGGGCGACGATCCTGCCCCGGCGCAGCGCGGCGCCCTTCCTCGATGGCGGCACGCTGGTCGCGATCCCGCTGACCGACCCCGAGGCCGAACACGAGGTGGGCCTCGTCGCGCCCCATCGCGAGCCCCACACGCCGGTGCTGGCTGCGCTAATCGACGCGGCGCGGCGAGCCGCCAGTCGATAGAGAACTTCTATCGACCCACGAATCGCCGGCATTGATCGGGTCGGGCGCGTTTTGGCACACTGTGGCATGCAAAGCAGGGAGCGCGCGATGACCGAGGCCGGCAGGTCGACACTCGAATTGCGGGTGCGAGAGATCGCGGCCGCGCATACTCGGATCGACGGACCGCTCCTGCCCGTCCTGCACGAGGTGCAGCACGCGCTGGGATACATCCCGCGCGAGGCGTTCGCCCCGATCGCCGAGGAACTCGACCTCAGCCTGGCCGAGATCCACGGCGTGGTCTCCTTCTACCCCGATTTCCGCACCGAACCGGCCGGGCGCCGCACGGTCAGGGTCTGCCGCGCCGAGGCCTGCCAGGCGGTGGGCGCAGCGCGACTGGGCGCCGATCTGCGCGCGCGGCTCGGCGTCGACTGGCACGAAACCACCGCCGACGGCGCGGTGACGCTGGAGCCCGTCTATTGCCTCGGTCTCTGCGCCTGCGGCCCCGCGGCGCTGGTGGACGACACGCCGGTGGCGCGCGCGACAGCCGAGGACCTGGAACGCCGCGCCCGCGAGGTGGTGGGATGAGCCTGACTCTCTATCTGCCGAAGGATGCCGCCGCCCTGGCGCTCGGCGCGGACGACGTGGCCGCGGCGCTGAAGGACGAGGCCGCGGCGCGCGGGATCGATCTGACGCTGGTGCGCTCGGGCTCGCGCGGGATGGTCTGGCTGGAACCGCTGCTGGAGATCGAACGCGACCGTGTCCGCTACGGCTTCGGGCCGCTGGAAGTTTCCGACGTAACCTCTATTTTCGACAGCGATTTCTCCGATCACGCCAAGGCGCTTGGCCCGGTCGAGGAGATCCCGTTCTTCGCTCGCCAGACGCGGCTGACCTTCGCCCGCTGCGGCGTGATCGACCCGCTGGATCTCGACGCCTACCGCGCCAATGGCGGGCTGAAGGGGCTCGACCGCGCGCGCGAAATGGCGCCAGACCAGATCGTGGCCGAGGTGACCGCCTCGGGCCTGCGCGGCCGGGGCGGCGCTGGCTTCCCGACCGGCATCAAATGGAAGACCGTGCTCGAGGCCGAGGGCACGCAGAAATACATCGTCTGCAATGCCGATGAGGGCGACAGCGGCACCTTCGCCGACCGGATGCTGATGGAGGGCGATCCGTTCTGCCTGATCGAGGGCATGGCGATTGCCGGGCGCGCAGTGGGCGCGAGTCGCGGCTATGTCTACCTTCGCTCGGAATATCCCCACGCGATCAAGACCTTCGGCGCCGCTCTGGATGTAGCACGCCGGGCCGACCTGCTGGGTGCCGTATTCGATATCGAGCTGCGCATCGGCGCGGGGTCCTATGTGTGCGGCGAAGAAACCGCGCTGCTGAACTCGATGGAGGGCAAGCGCGGCGTGGTGCGCGCCAAGCCGCCGCTGCCGGCGCACAAGGGCTTCATGGCGCGGCCGACGGTCGTCAACAACGTGATCAGCCTCGCCTCGGTGCCGGTGATACTGGCCGAGGGGGCGGAGAACTACAAATCCTACGGCCTCGGCCGCTCGCTCGGCACCGTGCCGTTGCAGGTGGCGGGCAACGTGCGCCGCGGCGGGCTGTTCGAGGCCGCCTTCGGCATGACGATTCGCGAGCTGGTCGAGGAGGTCTGCGGCGGCACCGCTTCCGGTCGCCCGGTCAAGGCAGTGCAGATCGGCGGCCCGCTCGGCGCCTATTTCCCGGCGCATCTGTTCGACACGCCGCTCGGCTACGAGGAATGCGACGCCGCCGGCGGGCTGATCGGCCATGCCGGGATCGTGGTCTTCGACGATACCGCCGACATGGGAAAGATGGCGCGCTTCGCGATGGAGTTCTGCGCCGTCGAAAGCTGCGGCACCTGCACGCCCTGCCGGATCGGCGCGGTCCGCGGCATGGAGACCATCGACCGCATCCTCGCCGGCGACCCCGAGGCGCCCGCGATCCTTGCGGACCTGTGCGAGACGATGCGCGACGGCTCGCTCTGCGCGCTGGGGGGCTTTACCCCCTACCCCGTCGAGAGCGCGCTGAAATACTTCCCCGAGGACTTCACGCGCCACAAGGAGGCCGCGGAATGAAAGACTTCATCCTCCCCGACCCCGATTTCGGCACGCCTGCCCATGCGTCCGACACCATCGTGACGCTGACCATCGACGGGTTCGAGGTGACGGTGCCCGAGGGCACGTCGGTTATGCGCGCCGCCGCCGAGCTCGGCATCGAGATCCCCAAGCTCTGCGCCACCGACAGCGTGGAGCCCATCGGCTCCTGCCGGCTGTGCCTCGTGGAAATCGAGGGCCGCCGGGGGACGCCCGCTTCCTGCACCACGCCGGTGGCGGACGGCATGCAGGTCCACACCCAGACGCCCAAGGTCGCCAAGCTGCGCCGGGGCGTGATGGAGCTTTACATATCGGATCACCCGCTCGACTGCCTGACCTGTGCCGCCAACGGCGATTGCCAGTTGCAGGACATGGCCGGCGCCGTGGGCCTGCGCGACGTGCGCTACGAATCCGGCGCCAACCATTTCGAGACCCGCCAGAACGGTGAGGCGAACCCGCGTTACGAGGCCAAGGACACATCCAACCCCTATTTCGACTACGACCCGTCGAAATGCATCGCCTGCTATCGCTGCGTGCGGGCCTGCGAAGAGGTGCAGGGGACCTTTGCGCTGACCGCTGAGGGCCGCGGCTTCGAGGCGCGGATCTCCACCGGCCATGACGACTTCCTGGGCTCCGACTGCGTGAGCTGCGGCGCCTGCGTGCAGGCCTGCCCGACCGCCACGCTGCAGGAGAAATCCGTGGTCGAGATGGGCACGCCCGACCGCGCCGTGGTCACCACCTGTGCCTATTGCGGCGTGGGCTGCTCCTTCCGCGCCGAGATGAAGGGCGACCAGCTCGTGCGCATGGTCCCCTCCAAGGACGGCAAGGCGAACCGAGGGCATAGCTGCGTCAAGGGCCGCTTCGCCTATGGCTATGCGACCCATCCCGACCGCATCCTGAACCCTATGATCCGCGACTCGATCGATGAGCCGTGGCGCGAGGTGACGTGGGACGAGGCGTTCGAATTCACCGCGAAGAAGTTCCGCGGCATCCAGGAAAAGCACGGGGTCGCCGCCATCGGCGGCATCACCTCGTCGCGCTGCACCAACGAGGAAACCTTCCTGGTGCAGAAGCTGATCCGCCAGGTCTTCGGCAACAACAACGTCGATACCTGTGCGCGGGTCTGCCATTCGCCCACCGGCTACGGCCTGAAAACCACCTTCGGCACCTCGGCTGGCACCCAGGATTTCGATAGTGTCGAACATGCCGATGTGGTGCTGATCATCGGCGCCAACCCCACCGACGGGCACCCGGTGTTCGCTAGCCGCCTGAAGAAGCGGCTCCGGCAGGGTGCCAAGCTGATCGTCGCCGACCCGCGCCGGATCGACCTGGTGCGCGGCCCCCATGTGCGCGCCGCCCATCACCTGCCGCTGCGCCCCGGCACGAATGTCGCGCTCCTCACCGCCATGGCGCATGTGATCGTCACCGAGGGGCTGGTGGACGAAGCCTATGTGCAAGAGCGTTGCGAGGTCGAGGCCTTCCGCGACTGGGCTGCATTCGTGTCGGAGGAGCGCCACAGTCCTGAGGCCACCGAGCCGCTCACCGGCGTGCCTGCAGACGACTTGCGCGCCGCCGCCCGGCTCTATGCCACCGGCGGTAACGCGGCGATCTACTACGGACTCGGCGTGACCGAGCATTCCCAGGGCTCGACCACCGTCATGGCGATCGCCAACCTCGCCATGGCGACCGGCAACGTCGGCCGTCCTGGCGTGGGCGTGAACCCGCTGCGCGGCCAGAACAACGTGCAGGGCGCCTGCGACATGGGCAGCTTCCCGCACGAGTTGCCGGGCTATCGCCACGTCCATGACGACACCACGCGCAAGACCTTCGAAAAGCTCTGGAACGTCGCGATCTCGGACGAGCCGGGGCTGCGCATCCCGAACATGCTGGATGCTGCCGTCCACGGCACATTCAAGGGCATCTACATCCAGGGCGAGGACATCCTGCAATCGGACCCCGACACGAAACACGTGGCGGCCGGCCTCGCGGCGATGGACTGCGTCGTGGTCCATGACCTGTTCCTGAACGAAACCGCGAACTACGCGCACGTCTTCCTGCCGGGTTCGACCTTCCTGGAAAAGGACGGGACGTTCACCAATGCCGAACGCCGGATAAACCGCGTCCGCCGCGTGATGACGCCGCTGAATGGGCTGGCCGACTGGGAGGTAACGCATCGCCTGGCGAACGCCATGGGCGCCGGCTGGACCTATGCCCACCCCTCCGAAATCATGGCCGAGATCGCCGCAACAACGCCCAGCTTTGCCGGCGTCAGCTACGATCTGTTGGAGCGCGAGGGGTCCGTCCAGTGGCCCTGCAACGAGAGCGCACCGAAGGGCACCCCGGTCATGCACATGGAGGGCTTTGTCCGAGGCCGGGGCCTGTTCTTGATTACCGACTACGTGCCCACCGACGAACGCACCGGCCCGCGCTTCCCGCTCTTGCTGACCACGGGGCGCATTCTGTCGCAATACAACGTCGGCGCCCAAACGCGGCGGACCGGCAACGCGGTCTGGCACGAAGAGGATGTGCTGGAAATCCATCCCCACGATGCGGAAACCCGCGGCATCGCCGAGGGCGACTGGGTGCGGCTGGCCTCGCGGTCAGGCGAAACGACACTGAAGGCGACGCTGAGCGACCGGGTCAGCCCGGGCGTGGTCTACACCACCTTCCACCATCCCGAGACCCAGGCCAATGTCGTGACCTCTGACTTTTCCGACTGGGCGACGAACTGCCCCGAATACAAGGTCACGGCGGTACAGGTGGCGCTGACCAACGGCCCGTCGGACTGGCAACGCACCTATGCCGAACGCGCCCGCGCCGCGCGCCGTATCCTGCCGGCGGCGGAATGAACCCCGGCATCGCCCGATCCTCTGCGCTGGCCGTCGGGCATGACGGGCCCCGGCGCGTGCCGCGGCAACTGCCCGAAGAGGTTCCGGCGGCGCTGTCCTACGATGGCACGACCCATGCGGTGATGCTGGCCAGCCCCACCGACCTCGAGGATTTCGCGCTAGGCTTCTCGCTGAGCGAGGAGATCGTCGAGTCCCCCGGGCAGATCGCCCGGATCGAGCGGATCGACCACGCCGATGGCATCGAGATGCGCATGTGGCTGGACGCAGGCCTCGGCGCGCGGCTGGTCGAACGGCGCCGCGCCTTTGCCGGGCCAGTGGGTTGCGGGCTATGCGGCATCGACAGCCTGAAGGCGGCGACCCGTCCCCTGCCCCGTCTGCCCGAGGGCGGGCTGCGCCTTGCCGCCCGCGACGTGGGCCAAGCGATGGCAGCACTCTCAGAGGCGCAACGCCTGCACAACGCCACCCGCGCCGTCCATGCCGCGGGGTTCTGGACCGAGGCCGAAGGGCTGGTAATCGCGCGCGAAGACGTGGGCCGGCACAACGCCCTCGACAAGCTGATCGGCGCGCTGGCCCGCCGGGGGCGCGACGCTTCGGGCGGGCTCATCGCGATAACCTCGCGCGTGTCCATTGAGCTTGTCGAGAAGGCCGTTCTGGCCCGCGCGCCTGTGCTCGTCGCCGTCTCCGCCCCCACCGACCGCGCCGTCGCCGCGGCCGACGCGGCCGGTCTTACGCTCATCGCGCGCGCACGCGGCGCAAGCTTCGACATTCACACCCATCCCGACCGGATCGCTTTCAAGGAGGTTCCCCATGGCGCCTGAGAAACTCGTCTACATGGCCAACCAGATCGCGCGGGCCTTCGCCCACCTGCCCAACGATCAGGCCGCCAAGTCCGTCGCCGCCCATATCGACGCGTTCTGGGACCCCAGGATGCGCGCGATGCTGCTGGAGCGGGTGGAAGCCCGCGACCCCGAGATCGACCCCCGCGTGCGCCGCGCCGCCGAGCAGGTGCGCCCGCCCCAGACCGCCTAAGACGGGCAGGCGCCTAACGCCGCCCCGCGAAGGTCAGCGGCAGCGTGAAACTGTAACGCGCCTTCTGAAGTCCCCCGGGCGCGGACGGAAAACGGCCTGCCCCGCGGACTGTAGCCAACGCAGCGCGGTCGAGCACGGGGTCGCCAGCGCTTTGCCTCAGCCGCACCGAGACCAACCGTCCGTCGCGGCCCACCACGAGGTCAACCATCGCCCGCCCTGTCGCGCGCGTGCCCCGCGGATAGCGATGAACGCGCGCGAGCCGCGCGAGGATCTGCGCGCCCCATTCCGCGCGCAGCGCCCGTGTGCGTGCCGGCGACACCGCCGGGGCGGCACGCGTTAGCTCCGCCTGCCCGGCCGCGCCCTTGCGCTCGGCCCCGCGGGCCGTCTGGGCCGCTGAGGGCGGCGGCACCGACGGGCGCGGGGCGGCCGCGGTCACCTCGGGCGGCCGGTCGCGGGCCGCGCGCTCGGGGGCTCGGGGGCCGGGCCTCGGCCGCGGGCGGGTCAACTCGGCCGGGACATCGACGCGACCGGGTGCGGGCGGCTCGAAAAGTCGCCGTACCTCGGCCAACGCGGGGCGCACCGGGCCCGGCGGCGCCAGCTTATGGGTCGGCATATCGGCCTTCGGCTTACCGAGCGGCGGCACCGCCGGCGCCCGGGCAAGTCTATCGGCCTCAGGCGACGGCCCGCGGGACACGGTAGCTTTCGGCGGGTCGACACGCGGCGCGTCCACTTGAGCCTGCGGCGCGGCTTGCCAGTCCTCGGCGAGACGCGACAGCAACGGCGGCGCCGCGGCCAGCGTAACGGTCGCCTCACCGCCATCGCCCGCGCCCCCGGCCGCGCCGCCTTGCGGCCCCGACGCAAGGCCGAAGGCCGCAACGTGCAGCCCCGCCGCCAGCGGCAGGAACAGCGATATCTCGGCAAGCCGCCTCATCGCGCCAACGTCTGCAAGCGCAACCGGGTCTGCCCCGCCGTTGCAAGGCGCTGCGCAAGGCGGGCCAGGTCAGTCGCCTCGGCCCCAGCATCGGCGCGGATCACCAGCGGCGCGGCGGCATCGCGCCCGGCCAGCGCCGCGAACACCGCCTCGCCCCGTGCCGCACCATAGGCAAGCCGGCCATCGGCGCCGAGATACAGTACATCGCCCGCCACCGGCGTGCCGCCTTGCGCCTTGGGCGGCTCCGTCTTGAAGGGTTCGGGCGGGGCGAGCCGTGCGCTTATCACGAAGAAGATCAGCAGCAGGAAGACGACATTTATCATCGGGACGACACTCTCGCCCCGTGTCCGCCGCGTCTGGGTGCCGAAATCGAACATCGCCTACTCCACCAGCACGAGCCCCGAGAACCCGGCCGCGCCAAGCCTCTCCATCGCGTCGACCAGCGCCTGCAGGTCGGCACCCGCGCGAGGGCGAACCAGGATCGGGTCGGCGAGGCTATCGGTCAGCCCGCCGAGGTCGTCGATCAGCGCAGCCGGTGCCGTCGGCACGCCGTTCAGCCGCAGTCCGTCCGGCCCGACCTCGACAAGCCGCGGCGGCCCCTGCCAGTCGGCCGCGCCTCCCTGCGCAGGCGCGATCTCGATGCCCGCTTGCGGCCCGAAGCGGGCGGCGATCATGAAGAACACCAGCAACAGGAAGACCACGTCGATCATCGGGGTGAGGCTCGGTCGGCGCGCGGGGCGCGGAGCATCGAAGGCGAACATCACCCGCCCTCCCCGGCCAGGAACAACCGCGTCGCCAGATCCTCCATGTCGGCGCGCGCACTGTCGGCCACCGCCTCGAACCAGGTCAGCGCCATCGCGGCCGGAATCGCCACACTCATGCCGGCCGCCGTGGTCAGCAACGCCTCCCAGATGCCGCCCGCAAGGTCCGAGGGATCGGCCGCCGCCCCCGACGCCTCGAGCGCCTGGAACGCGTCGATCATGCCCAGCACGGTGCCGAGCAGCCCCAACAGCGGCGCGATCACCGCGATCAGTTCCAGCGCGCGCAGCCCCTCGCGCGCCTCGGACAGCAGGCGCCGGGCGATACGGGTGGTCTCCTCGCGCGCCATGGCCTCGGGCCAGCCGGCGCCCAACGCCTCGATCGCCGCGCGCACCAGGCGCGCGCGCAAACCAACCCGGCCCGCGACGGCCGCCGCGGCCTCGTCGCGTGCACCGCCCTGCCAGAGCGTGACCGCGCGCTCGGCGCGGCGCCCCGCGAAGGCGCCGAGCGCGACCAGCCGCCAGAGCTTCCACAGGATCAGCGCGAGCGTCGCCACAGACAGCGCCGCGATTGCCCAGATCGCCGGGCCGCCCCGCAACAGGAATACCGTCAACGCCTCCATCACGCCCCCCCGTTCCACAGCGCCGCCGCGATCGCGTCCAGCCCCTCGGTCAGCGCGGCGGGGCCCGGCGACAGGATCAGCGGCGACTTGATCTCGTGTATCCGGCCCGCGGCGACCGCCGGCACCGCGTCCCAGCCGGGCCGGGCCGCGATCCGCTCGGGCCGCACCTTCTTGCCGCACCAGGACGCGAGGATCACCTCGGGCGCGGCGGCGATCACGTCGGCATCGGCCACCACGCGGTCCTCCGCGGCCTGCCGGGCGGCCAGGTGGCGGAACACGTCGCGCCCGCCCGCCGCCTCGATGAGGTCCGACACCCAGCCGATGCTCGACAGGCGCGGCTCGTCCCATTCCTCGAAATAGACGGCCGGGCGGTATGCGCGGGGGGTGGCGCGCAATGCCGACAGCCGCGCCTCGTAGCCAGCCGCCAGCGCCTCGGCCAGCTCCGGCACGCCGGTCAGCACGCCGAGGAAGCGGATCATCGCGAGGATTCCGCCGACATCGCGCTGATTGAAGGCATGGACAGCCACGCCCGCGCGGATCAGTTCGGCCGCAATCTGATGCTGGATGTCGGAGAACGTCAGAACCAGATCCGGGTCGAGGGCGAGGATTTTCGGCACATCCGCGGAACTGAAAGCCCCCACCCGCGGCTTTTCGCGCCGTACGCGGGCGGGCCGCACCGCATAGCCGGTGACGCCGACGATCCGGTGCTCCTGGCCAAGGAGGTAGAGCGTCTCGACCGCCTCTTCGGTCAGGCAGACGATGCGGTCGGGCGGGAAACGTCGAGTCATGCCACGACCTCCACCGGCTGAACGACCGGCCCGTCCGCCGTATCGGAGATATAGGCGCGCAGGCCGAAGACACGGGCCAACAAGTCTTCGGTCAGCACCTCCCGCGGCGGGCCATCGGCCTCCAGCCGGCCACGGTGCAGCACCAGAAGGCGTGTGCAGTAGCGCGCCGCAAGGCCGAGATCGTGGAGCGCGGCGAGCACCAGCCGTCCCTCGGCCGCGAGCCGGGCGAAAAGCCGCATCGTGGTGATCTGGTGGGCGGGGTCGAGCCCGGCGATGGGTTCGTCGGCCATCAGGATCGGCGCCTCCTGCGCCAGTGCGCGAGCGATGAGAACCCGCGCTTGCTCGCCGCCCGACAGCGCGGTGGCACGGCGGTCGGCGAAGGCCGCGAGGTCCATCCGCGCGAGCGCCGCGGCGATGGCGCGGCGGTCGGCGTGGCCGACCCGACCGCCGCGGCCCAAATGCGGCGTTCGGCCAAGACCCACAAGCGTTTGAACGCTGACCGGCCATGCGATCTCGCGCATCTGCGGCAGCCAGGCCGCGGTACGGGCGCGTTCACCGGCCGAAAGCCGCGCCAGGCTTGATTGCCCCGCATGCGCCGACAGGCCGAGCGCCGCGCGCATCAGCGTTGTCTTGCCCGCGCCGTTCGGTCCCAGCAGCCCGACGAACGCGCCCGAACGCA
This genomic window from Rhodovulum sp. ES.010 contains:
- a CDS encoding formate dehydrogenase subunit gamma, translating into MQSRERAMTEAGRSTLELRVREIAAAHTRIDGPLLPVLHEVQHALGYIPREAFAPIAEELDLSLAEIHGVVSFYPDFRTEPAGRRTVRVCRAEACQAVGAARLGADLRARLGVDWHETTADGAVTLEPVYCLGLCACGPAALVDDTPVARATAEDLERRAREVVG
- a CDS encoding HlyD family type I secretion periplasmic adaptor subunit; the encoded protein is MSRPTLPSARLPLVVGAVAILLLVGGLGVWSIATNIAGAVVATGTVKVESERQVVQHPDGGVVGEILAKDGDEVKAGDVLLRLDGTFLRSELAIVERQLFEIEVRKARLMAERDGVETLDIGEVSGFDNLDPDWIRGQIEGQKSLFVARRAALAQELEQIDEQKTQIENQIEGSKAQIAALEKQLGLVERELTDKETLFAQNLVPVGQVLALQRDEAGLEGDIGRLTSQVAESRARISELSVQALRLAESRREEAITQLRDLQYSEIELEERRLSLIEQLSRLDVRSPSDGVVFGSSIFAVRAVVQPAEPMMYVVPGGQALLVSARIETTDIDQVFPGQPVFLRLTTFDARTTPEVPGEVLRISADALTDEATKQTYYEAVILPDTSVLEDMPGVELLPGMPAEAFLRTRDRTPLSYLLRPIAVYFERAFREE
- a CDS encoding type I secretion system permease/ATPase; the encoded protein is MSRPEDGDAFSLARARSRGLFLAVLVFSVFTNLLMLTGPLFMLQVYDRVLGSRSEETLVALFILVAALYFFYWLLDFARGRVMARIGARLQAVFGRRVFAAVIERAAIRGGQGPGATALYDLDAVRNIFGSPVLMALFDLPWTPIFLAAIFIFHPLLGWLAIAGGGLLIAVTLINRLVTRKALEKSQGISHQAQRIARQSEEGGALIWSQGMAPVMAERWARLLDEAGTKGLGANDLTGTFSSFSRAFRFFLQSAMLALGAWLVLEQQLTPGAMIAASILLGRALAPVDQVLGQWPAIQRARSGWTSLADFLKGIPARRAPTELPPPEARLSLSNVALRSSASTPPILYGISFELEPGEALGVIGKSGAGKTSLARVIQGLVTPTAGEVRLAGATLDQYGPERLGRHIGCLPQDVRFFDGTVAENIAHMALEPDAGRVVEAAKLARVHEIVLRLPNGYDTPVVEGSVLLSGGQRQRLALARALYHDPVLLVLDEPNSALDAEGSEALNAVVSDMKKAGKSVLIMTHRPSAIAVCDRLLVIDGGMQKALGPRDEIVRSLMKNAGNVQRAMDGARGAGAAAPAAARQEVGE
- a CDS encoding NADH-ubiquinone oxidoreductase-F iron-sulfur binding region domain-containing protein translates to MTLYLPKDAAALALGADDVAAALKDEAAARGIDLTLVRSGSRGMVWLEPLLEIERDRVRYGFGPLEVSDVTSIFDSDFSDHAKALGPVEEIPFFARQTRLTFARCGVIDPLDLDAYRANGGLKGLDRAREMAPDQIVAEVTASGLRGRGGAGFPTGIKWKTVLEAEGTQKYIVCNADEGDSGTFADRMLMEGDPFCLIEGMAIAGRAVGASRGYVYLRSEYPHAIKTFGAALDVARRADLLGAVFDIELRIGAGSYVCGEETALLNSMEGKRGVVRAKPPLPAHKGFMARPTVVNNVISLASVPVILAEGAENYKSYGLGRSLGTVPLQVAGNVRRGGLFEAAFGMTIRELVEEVCGGTASGRPVKAVQIGGPLGAYFPAHLFDTPLGYEECDAAGGLIGHAGIVVFDDTADMGKMARFAMEFCAVESCGTCTPCRIGAVRGMETIDRILAGDPEAPAILADLCETMRDGSLCALGGFTPYPVESALKYFPEDFTRHKEAAE
- a CDS encoding LysR family transcriptional regulator, which produces MIDKLEMFIALAREQHFGRAAEACGVTQPTLSAAIKQLEEQLGVMLVWRGSRYGGLTPEGARVLERARTIVADTRALREEMRAVKKGLSGDLRIAAIPTALAAVSALTDPLTARHPNIRITVLSRTSMEILKMLDDLQIDAGITYLDNEPLGRVTTLPLYAEHYNLVVSGSSPLAERASMTWAEAAESPLCLLTPDMQNRRIVDRHMAEGGASAQPRLESNSVITLIAHVQSGGWATILPRRSAAPFLDGGTLVAIPLTDPEAEHEVGLVAPHREPHTPVLAALIDAARRAASR